GACATGCTCGCCTTTTTTCAGGGCGGAGAGGTCTGACCGGTGCTTTACAGCAAAGGCCATGGTCATCCCCTTCCATCCGAATGCCTTGATGGGACCATGGGCAATCGTGACCGTTCCGGCCGCCGTATCCACCGACTTCACGACCCCCTTTCCATGTCCGACAGATGCCGGTGCGCTGCCTGTCCCGGAGGACATGCCGGACATCCCGTTCATATCCCCCATTAGGGATCGACTCGGTCCTGTCGTCGTACTACGCCCGCTCAGGTACAGGCCGTCCCCCCAAGCCAACCCGGCTGATGGTCGGCCTCATGATCCTGAAAC
This genomic interval from Leptospirillum ferriphilum contains the following:
- a CDS encoding copper-binding protein, whose protein sequence is MSSGTGSAPASVGHGKGVVKSVDTAAGTVTIAHGPIKAFGWKGMTMAFAVKHRSDLSALKKGEHVRFDVIQDTQGPVITKIEELP